The genomic region GATTAGCAGGGCCGTTCCATTAGTTCACGGTTCTCAAGGATGCTCAGCATTCGTTAGATACTGCCTCTCTCGTCATTTCAGGGAACCTTCGGAAATTGCTGTAACTTCTCTCCACGAGGATGCGGCAGTTTTTGGCGGAAGAAAAAATCTTGTTGAAGGTATCCAGAACGTTGCAATAAGGCTTAAACCTGATTTCATTGGTGTAATTACCACATGTTCCAGTGAGATCATCGGTGATGATGTAATTGGGTTCATAAAAACAGCAAAAGGAGAACTTAAAGAAAAAATTGGTGAAGAAGCAGTTGAAAAAATAAAAATTGTACCAATAAGTACTCCGAGTTTCGTTGAAACACACCTTAAAGGTTACGATAATGCAATTAAAGCTTTGGCAGATTACGTAGCTGAACCTTCAGAACCCAATGAAAAGATAAATATAATCCCGGGAATGGTGAACCCTGGAGATATACGTGAAATAAAACATATGCTCAGACTCATGGATCTTGAAAGCATAGTCCTTGCGGATATTTCTGATCCATTTGATGCGCCACTCAGGCCATCTACAACTGAATACAAGCCATATTATCCAAAAGGGGGGACAACTGTAGATGAAATCGTTGATTCAGCAAACAGTGTAGGTACCATATCTCTTACTAAATATGCTGGTTCCGGTGCTTTATCTCTGGAGAAAAAATACAACGTACCTGCAGAACTTGGTCCAATCCCTATAGGTGTTCGAAATACTGATCAATTCCTTAGGAACTTGAAAAAACTCACTGGTCAAGATATTCCTGACTCGATCTTGGATGAAAGAGGTTTACTGATAGATTCCATGGCGGATGTAGCTTCAAGATATCTCTTTGATAAAACAGTAGCCATCTATGGAGATCCTGAAATTACCTCTGGAATAGCAAGGTTCGTTGGGGAACTTGGTATGGAACCTAAACTGGTTCTTACTGGATCTAAAAGTCAGGAATTTGTTAAAGACATAGAAAAAGTAGCCAAAGAAACTGGAGCTGAAATAGATACCATGATTGATCAGGATTTAAGGTCCATGGAAGTGTATCTCAAGGATAATCCGGTGGATCTGATGATAGGCGGATCAGATGCAAGGCTCATGGCTAAGGAATATGATATTCCATTGGTAAGAGTTGGTTATCCTGTTTATGACCGTGTGGGTTACCACAGACGTCCTATAGTGGGATACAATGGTGGTATTCATCTTATGGATCTGATAACTAATACCGTACTTGAAAAATACTATGAACCAGAGCACTGGAAACTCCAGCAGTAGATTAATATGTGGATGGGCTCGATTGAGCCTATTAAATTTTTTTTTAAATTATTTAACTAATTAGGAGAATTACTTAGAATTTAGGGGTATTTATAATGGAACCTGTTACTGAAACATTTGAATCTCGTAAAAAACACGTGTGTGTAAAAGGAGAAGGATTATCTATTCCTGTATGTGATAAGGCCAGTCTTCCAGGTACAGTTACCCAGAGAACATGTGTTTACGGTGGAGCAAGAATTGTTTTAATGCCAATTACAGATTCAATTCACCTGGTACACGGTCCGATAGGATGTGCGGCATGTACATGGGATATAAGAGGAAGTAAAACTTCAAGGGAAGATATATACAAAAAAGGATGTTCTACAAACTTACAAGAAAAAGATATCATCTTTGGTGGAGAAAAAAAACTATTTGAGACCATAATAGAACTTAATAAATTATACAAGCCTGGAGCAATATTTGTGTATGCTACATGTGTTGCAGGTATAATTGGGGATGATATTAGGGCAGTATGCAAAAAATCAGAAGAAATAACTGGATGCAGAGTTATACCAGTTCAATCTGAAGGTTTCCAGAACCATAATAAAACTAAAGGGCACTGGATCGGCGGTGATGCATTACTGGACTATGTAATTGGAACAAAAGAACCTGAAGAAACCACTCCCTTTGATATCAATATAGTGGGTGAATTTAATGTTGCAGGGGATCTCTGGGGAATTAAGCCCCTACTTGAAGAAATGGGTGTCAATATAATAAGTACGTTAACCGGAGATTCCCATGTGGATGAAATAGCTCAGGCACACCGGGCTAAGCTCAATATAGTTCAGTGCCAGAAATCTTCAAATTACGTTGCCCAAAAAATGGAAAAAAAATATGGAATACCATTTATAAAAGTCAACTTCTTTGGTCTTGAACAAACTGTAGCATCTTTAAGGGATATAGCTGATTTCTTTGGAGACGAAGAAATGATCGAGCGGACCGAAAGAATAATAGAATCAGGACTCAAAGAGGTAGCACACAAAATTGAAGAATATAAGAAAAGATTAACTGGAAAAACTGTTGCTCTCTATGTTGGAGGTAACAAAGCATGGTCTCTTGTGAGGCCATTTGAAGAATTAGGTATGGATGTAATGATGTCTGGAACAAAGAATGGAATTAGGGAAGATTATGAAATGATCAAGGAAGCTGTTAGAGATGGTACCATAATTGTAGATGATGCAAATTCAGCCGAACTCACCAGACTTCTTAAAGAACACCGACCAAATCTGCTCATATCTGGTGCTAAAGAGAAATACATCTCATTAAAGCTCGGAATTCCATTTTGCGACTTTAACCACGACAGAATAACTGCGTTTGCAGGATTTAGAGGTTTTGTAAGCTTTGCAAAAGAAGTGGATGCCTCAGTTTCAAGTCCAGTGTTTGAATTAACCTCAAAAAGTTTGAGAGGTGACTAAAATGCATCACGATAAAAAATTTGCTGTAGTAAATCCCTCCAAAATGTGCCAGCCAATGGGAGCCATACAGGCCCTTTTGGGAGTTAAAGACTCCATGCCTCTTATTCACGGCTCTCAGGGCTGCAGCACATATATAAGGTTTCAACTCACCAGGCACTTTAGAGAACCTATAGAAGTTGCATCAACTTCTATGAGTGAAAAAACTGTAATCTATGGTGGCGAATTCAATCTAATGAAAGCTTTAAAAAATATCACCGAAAAACAGTCTCCAAGCATGATAGCAGTTACATCAAGCTGCTTAACAGAAACCATTGGGGACGATATGGTGGGAATTATAGAGAAATTTGAAGATGCAAACCTGGACAAAGAACTGCCTGTAATCATCCCTATTTCAACTCCGAGTTATGTTGAATCCCATGTTGAGGGGTACAACAGGACTATAAAAGCGCTTGTTGAGCATTTAGCTACTCCAACAGTCGAAAATGGAAAAATTAATATAATTACCGGTAATATATCACCTGCAGATGTAAAAGAGGTTAAAAATATCTTAAAAGAGATGGATTGTGAGAGTATCATTTTAACAGACACCTCAGAAAACCTTGACGCACCACTTACTGAAGATGCTCTATCCTTATATAATGGAGGAACAACCATTGAGGAAATTGAAGATACGGCCAATTCATTAGGTACAATCTCTTTATCCAAACATGTGGATTCTGCAGGAGTATTCCTTGAGAAGAAATTTGGGGTTAAATCTATATCTGGACCTATTCCTATAGGCCTTGAAAATACAGACAGTTTTGTAAAATCTGTATCTGAACTTGGAGATTTAGAAATTCCAGAATCAATAGAAAAAGATAGAGGTAGGCTTATAGACACAATGGTAGATGCCCATTCATACAATTATCACCGAAAAGTGGCTATATTTGGAGATCCTGACTTTGTATCTGGATTAACACGTTTCACATGTGAAATGGGTATGATCCCGACTGTTGTATGTACTGGTACTGAAAGTAAACGGTTTATTGAAGACATCAATAATATCTCCGAAGAAAAAGGAGTTTCACCTACTATTTTAGCAGGCGGTGACCTTTATGACATGCACAGAGAAATTAAAGAAGCAGGAGCAGATATTTTAATTGGAAATGCTTATGGGGCTAGTATAGCTCAGGAAGAAAATATCCCTCTATTTAGAGTAGGTTTCCCAGTATTTGATAGATTGGGAGCACAGAGAATATCTGTACTGGGATATACTGGAGGTATTGACTTCGTTGACAAATTAACAAATACAATACTTGATTTCTACTATGATGAAGCTGGATACGAAATAGAAGAACCAGAAGAAGTAGTGGAAGAATTTGCCAGGGAGGAGATTTAAGTGAAGATAGCAGTAGCATCAACAGATGGTAAGCTAGTAGATCTGCATTTTGGGGATGCAGATAGATTTTTAATATATGAAATTGAGGATGGAGAAGGTAAATTCCATGAAATAAGAGAAAAAACAGCTATGCCTTTAAATAATCATCAAGAA from Methanobacterium veterum harbors:
- a CDS encoding nitrogenase component 1, with product MSVNLIEKERMATINPLKTCQPLGAMWAVTGISRAVPLVHGSQGCSAFVRYCLSRHFREPSEIAVTSLHEDAAVFGGRKNLVEGIQNVAIRLKPDFIGVITTCSSEIIGDDVIGFIKTAKGELKEKIGEEAVEKIKIVPISTPSFVETHLKGYDNAIKALADYVAEPSEPNEKINIIPGMVNPGDIREIKHMLRLMDLESIVLADISDPFDAPLRPSTTEYKPYYPKGGTTVDEIVDSANSVGTISLTKYAGSGALSLEKKYNVPAELGPIPIGVRNTDQFLRNLKKLTGQDIPDSILDERGLLIDSMADVASRYLFDKTVAIYGDPEITSGIARFVGELGMEPKLVLTGSKSQEFVKDIEKVAKETGAEIDTMIDQDLRSMEVYLKDNPVDLMIGGSDARLMAKEYDIPLVRVGYPVYDRVGYHRRPIVGYNGGIHLMDLITNTVLEKYYEPEHWKLQQ
- the nifE gene encoding nitrogenase iron-molybdenum cofactor biosynthesis protein NifE; this encodes MEPVTETFESRKKHVCVKGEGLSIPVCDKASLPGTVTQRTCVYGGARIVLMPITDSIHLVHGPIGCAACTWDIRGSKTSREDIYKKGCSTNLQEKDIIFGGEKKLFETIIELNKLYKPGAIFVYATCVAGIIGDDIRAVCKKSEEITGCRVIPVQSEGFQNHNKTKGHWIGGDALLDYVIGTKEPEETTPFDINIVGEFNVAGDLWGIKPLLEEMGVNIISTLTGDSHVDEIAQAHRAKLNIVQCQKSSNYVAQKMEKKYGIPFIKVNFFGLEQTVASLRDIADFFGDEEMIERTERIIESGLKEVAHKIEEYKKRLTGKTVALYVGGNKAWSLVRPFEELGMDVMMSGTKNGIREDYEMIKEAVRDGTIIVDDANSAELTRLLKEHRPNLLISGAKEKYISLKLGIPFCDFNHDRITAFAGFRGFVSFAKEVDASVSSPVFELTSKSLRGD
- the nifN gene encoding nitrogenase iron-molybdenum cofactor biosynthesis protein NifN, with translation MHHDKKFAVVNPSKMCQPMGAIQALLGVKDSMPLIHGSQGCSTYIRFQLTRHFREPIEVASTSMSEKTVIYGGEFNLMKALKNITEKQSPSMIAVTSSCLTETIGDDMVGIIEKFEDANLDKELPVIIPISTPSYVESHVEGYNRTIKALVEHLATPTVENGKINIITGNISPADVKEVKNILKEMDCESIILTDTSENLDAPLTEDALSLYNGGTTIEEIEDTANSLGTISLSKHVDSAGVFLEKKFGVKSISGPIPIGLENTDSFVKSVSELGDLEIPESIEKDRGRLIDTMVDAHSYNYHRKVAIFGDPDFVSGLTRFTCEMGMIPTVVCTGTESKRFIEDINNISEEKGVSPTILAGGDLYDMHREIKEAGADILIGNAYGASIAQEENIPLFRVGFPVFDRLGAQRISVLGYTGGIDFVDKLTNTILDFYYDEAGYEIEEPEEVVEEFAREEI